Genomic segment of Bacteroides stercoris ATCC 43183:
CCAACATTCGCGTCAACGGCAATGAGTATGCCGACATCTTCCCCGTCTGGGAGTGGGACAGAATACCGGGAACCACCTTGCCTGCAGGCGAAAAACGCAATCCCGTTGACTGGGGAAGCAAAGGAACCTGCACATTCACAGGGGGAGTGTCCGATGGGAAATACGGTGTAATGACTTTCAAGATGGATGACTATGGTGTAAAAGCTCAAAAATCATGGTTTATGTTCGACAACGAAGTGGTTTGCTTAGGCAGTGAAATCGGTTCAAATGTTCCGACAGACATCGTTACCACTGTCAATCAATGCCATCTGGATGGAAATGTATGGATAAATACGGGAAAAGCGCTCCAGCAAGCAACCCAAGGAGAATTTGCTTTTGAGCAGGCTCCGCAATGGATCTGGCATGACAGCATCGCCTATCTCTTCCCTCAGGGAAACAATATAAAGCTAAAGATGGACAGACAAAAAGGCAACTGGGCAAAAATCAATTTCAATTATCCTGCTACGGAAATCAGCATGCCGATATTCAATCTGGTCATTAATCACGGACAATCTCCCCGAAACGCATCTTACGCATATATCGTTGTACCGGGAATCAACCATCCGGAAAAAATGAAAACATACTCCTGCCGTCATCTGAAAATAGAACGGAATGATACGGAAATACAAGCCGTCAATAATCGGAAATCGGGAATTCTGCAAATCGTATTCTTCAAGCCCGGCACTTTCGACAATGAAGAAATAAAGGTAAAAGCCCTGAAGCCCTGTGTTGTACAAATAAAGAAAAGCAAAGGTAAGGTGACGGATATGCAGATTGCCGATCCGCAAAATCAAGAAAAGCTAAAGCCGGGAGTAGATGTGATAATCTTATAATAATAAGCATATAAAAAGTGGTTGTGTCAAAACGAACTCGCTGATATTCTTGTTTTGACACAACCACCGATTCGACCACCGAGTTTTCAAACTGAACCCGAATACCGATTATGAAAAATTTGCACATGGTCGAAAAGCAATAAAAAACCCACTAAAACTTGCGATTTTAGTGGGTTTTTATCGGTGTGTTGTGTTGGGCTACCTGGATTCGAACCAGGAATGACAGGACCAGAATCTGTAGTGTTACCATTACACCATAGCCCAATTGAGCATTTCATTTCTGTTTTGCGGTGCAAAGATACAAACTTTTCTTTAATCCAAAACATTTTTCGCTATTTTTTTCATTAAAATCTGATAAGATACCATGACACAAAGAATTATATACCTAAAAAAAAACAAAAAATGAAAGACTTTTCCCCTTTTGCGTGTTTGATATGATAAATCAACGTATATTTGTCGCCTGTTTAATATTAATAATGTGTAATGAACGAAGCTAAAAAATTAATTCAACAAATAACAGAAGGTATTCAAGATAAAAAAGGAAAAAAAATCGTCATAGCAGACCTTACCCGGATAGACGACACAATATGTAATTATTTTGTCATCTGTCAAGGAAACTCCCCAAGCCAAGTAAGCGCCATAGTGGAGTCCGTTAAAGACTTCACCCGCAAAGGAGCGAACAGCAAACCTTTTGCGATAGACGGTCTGCGCAATGCCGAGTGGGTAGCCATGGACTACTCTGATGTACTGGTTCACGTTTTCCAGCCGGAAGCGCGTGAATTCTATAACTTGGAACACTTATGGGCAGATGCCAAACTAACCCAAATCCCCGATCTCGATTAATTTAGACTTATGGACAATAACACCAATAAAAAGCCCACAAAAACCAATATGCCCAAGTTCAACTTGAACTGGTTGTATATGATTATAGCCATGATGTTGCTGGGACTGTACCTCACCAATGAAAGCGGTTCGGCCAGTAAAAACATCCCTTATGATGAATTTCAGGAGTATGTGCGCAACGGCTATATAAGCAAAGTGACCGGTTATGACGACAACTCCGTAGAGGCATACGTCAAGCCGCAATATGTGCCCAATGTATTCAAAGCAGATTCAAGCCGTGTGGGCAAGAATCCCCTGATTACAACAGAAGCTCCCTCACGCGAAAGCTTGGGCGACTTCCTGCAGAAAGAAAAGGACGAGACACGTTTCGACGGTTCTATCAGCTACGAAAAGAAACACAATTACTTCGGTGCAATCCTCTGGCAGATATTGCCGTTTGCATTTCTTATCGGCTTCTGGATATTCCTGTCCCGCCGTTGGAGCAGCGGTGG
This window contains:
- the rsfS gene encoding ribosome silencing factor gives rise to the protein MNEAKKLIQQITEGIQDKKGKKIVIADLTRIDDTICNYFVICQGNSPSQVSAIVESVKDFTRKGANSKPFAIDGLRNAEWVAMDYSDVLVHVFQPEAREFYNLEHLWADAKLTQIPDLD